The following are encoded together in the Phaseolus vulgaris cultivar G19833 chromosome 9, P. vulgaris v2.0, whole genome shotgun sequence genome:
- the LOC137823087 gene encoding protein NRT1/ PTR FAMILY 5.1-like isoform X2: protein MAANQTFERFAYFGVSANLVIYMTSELHKDMVSSVTSVNNWSGTAWITPVLGAYIADSYLGRFWTITFALLINATGMVLLVLTATLECFKPTCKNEICKASTTQLTLFYLSIYTIALGSGMLKPNLSTFGADQFDDFRPEERVLKVSFFNWWTFNTACGTLAATMFLVYIQERFGWGLGYGVSAIGFLLATVSFFTGVPIYRHKSRMGESHAKEFFRVPVVAFRNRKLHLPSNPSELHEFALEHYIAAGRRQIYHTPRFRLLDKAAIKASKTDGSNPPCTVTQVETNKVVLGMIGIWLLIIIPSNFWAVEVTMFIKQGTTMERNLGPNFQIPAASLWSFVVVTILICLPIYDFYFVPFMRRRTGHHRGLKMLHRLAIGFSIQVLAAAVMYGVEIRRMAVIREKDVTGEEVVPMTIFWLLPQHVLLGLANTFLMGGLLEFFYDQSPEQMKVLGTAFYTSTVAAGKYSNSLLVSIIDKFSTKITGKSWLGNNMNDTHIDYYYALLFLISALNLCLFLRAQRRYIYKKENEIQVNGIQILKAEETESHVGKA, encoded by the exons ATGGCAGCAAACCAAACATTTGAAAGATTTGCATACTTTGGGGTGAGTGCAAATTTGGTGATTTATATGACATCAGAGCTGCACAAAGACATGGTATCATCAGTAACGAGCGTGAATAACTGGTCAGGGACAGCATGGATAACTCCAGTACTTGGTGCTTACATAGCAGATTCTTATTTGGGCCGTTTTTGGACCATCACTTTTGCCTTGCTCATAAATGCAACA GGAATGGTGCTGCTGGTTCTGACAGCAACACTGGAGTGCTTCAAACCAACGTGTAAAAATGAAATTTGCAAAGCATCCACCACACAACTAACACTATTCTACCTATCAATATACACCATAGCCTTAGGCAGTGGAATGCTGAAGCCCAACTTGTCAACTTTTGGTGCCGACCAATTTGATGACTTCAGACCAGAGGAAAGAGTGTTAAAAGTCTCATTCTTCAATTGGTGGACGTTTAACACTGCATGTGGCACTTTAGCTGCAACAATGTTTTTGGTGTATATTCAAGAGAGATTTGGATGGGGATTGGGGTATGGCGTATCAGCAATTGGTTTTCTACTTGCCACTGTTTCCTTCTTTACGGGTGTCCCAATATATAGGCACAAATCTAGAATGGGTGAGAGCCATGCAAAGGAGTTTTTTAGAGTCCCCGTAGTTGCTTTCAGAAACAGAAAGCTGCATCTTCCTAGTAACCCTTCGGAACTGCATGAGTTCGCATTGGAACACTACATTGCAGCTGGAAGACGACAAATTTATCACACTCCTCGTTTCAG GTTATTAGACAAGGCTGCAATAAAAGCAAGCAAAACAGATGGCTCAAATCCTCCATGCACAGTGACTCAAGTAGAGACAAACAAGGTTGTCTTAGGGATGATTGGGATTTGGCTACTGATCATAATTCCAAGCAACTTCTGGGCAGTGGAAGTGACAATGTTTATAAAGCAAGGcacaacaatggaaaggaaccTTGGCCCAAACTTCCAAATACCAGCAGCATCCCTATGGAGTTTTGTAGTGGTCACCATTCTCATTTGTCTCCCCATTTACGACTTTTACTTTGTACCATTCATGCGTAGAAGAACCGGGCATCACAGAGGCCTCAAAATGCTTCATAGACTTGCCATAGGATTTTCCATCCAAGTCTTGGCTGCAGCAGTCATGTACGGTGTAGAAATTAGAAGAATGGCAGTGATAAGAGAGAAAGATGTAACTGGGGAAGAAGTAGTTCCTATGACCATATTCTGGCTCTTGCCTCAACATGTTCTACTTGGTCTTGCAAATACTTTCCTTATGGGTGgattgctagaattcttctatGATCAATCCCCAGAGCAAATGAAAGTCCTTGGCACAGCCTTCTACACTAGCACCGTAGCTGCTGGGAAATACTCTAACAGCCTCCTCGTGTCAATCATAGATAAATTTTCAACGAAGATCACTGGTAAAAGCTGGCTAGGCAACAACATGAATGACACCCACATTGATTACTATTATGCTCTTCTTTTTCTCATATCTGCCCTTAATCTTTGCCTCTTTCTCCGGGCACAAAGGAGGTACATTTACAAGAAAGAAAACGAAATTCAGGTGAATGGCATTCAGATTTTGAAGGCAGAAGAGACAGAATCACATGTAGGAAAAGCTTGA
- the LOC137823087 gene encoding protein NRT1/ PTR FAMILY 5.1-like isoform X1, with amino-acid sequence MEEKGYTLDGTVDLSGRPVLSSATGKWKACIFIVANQTFERFAYFGVSANLVIYMTSELHKDMVSSVTSVNNWSGTAWITPVLGAYIADSYLGRFWTITFALLINATGMVLLVLTATLECFKPTCKNEICKASTTQLTLFYLSIYTIALGSGMLKPNLSTFGADQFDDFRPEERVLKVSFFNWWTFNTACGTLAATMFLVYIQERFGWGLGYGVSAIGFLLATVSFFTGVPIYRHKSRMGESHAKEFFRVPVVAFRNRKLHLPSNPSELHEFALEHYIAAGRRQIYHTPRFRLLDKAAIKASKTDGSNPPCTVTQVETNKVVLGMIGIWLLIIIPSNFWAVEVTMFIKQGTTMERNLGPNFQIPAASLWSFVVVTILICLPIYDFYFVPFMRRRTGHHRGLKMLHRLAIGFSIQVLAAAVMYGVEIRRMAVIREKDVTGEEVVPMTIFWLLPQHVLLGLANTFLMGGLLEFFYDQSPEQMKVLGTAFYTSTVAAGKYSNSLLVSIIDKFSTKITGKSWLGNNMNDTHIDYYYALLFLISALNLCLFLRAQRRYIYKKENEIQVNGIQILKAEETESHVGKA; translated from the exons ATGGAAGAGAAAGGTTACACTTTAGATGGCACAGTGGATCTCAGTGGACGCCCTGTGCTTTCTTCTGCAACTGGGAAATGGAAAGCTTGCATTTTCATTGTTG CAAACCAAACATTTGAAAGATTTGCATACTTTGGGGTGAGTGCAAATTTGGTGATTTATATGACATCAGAGCTGCACAAAGACATGGTATCATCAGTAACGAGCGTGAATAACTGGTCAGGGACAGCATGGATAACTCCAGTACTTGGTGCTTACATAGCAGATTCTTATTTGGGCCGTTTTTGGACCATCACTTTTGCCTTGCTCATAAATGCAACA GGAATGGTGCTGCTGGTTCTGACAGCAACACTGGAGTGCTTCAAACCAACGTGTAAAAATGAAATTTGCAAAGCATCCACCACACAACTAACACTATTCTACCTATCAATATACACCATAGCCTTAGGCAGTGGAATGCTGAAGCCCAACTTGTCAACTTTTGGTGCCGACCAATTTGATGACTTCAGACCAGAGGAAAGAGTGTTAAAAGTCTCATTCTTCAATTGGTGGACGTTTAACACTGCATGTGGCACTTTAGCTGCAACAATGTTTTTGGTGTATATTCAAGAGAGATTTGGATGGGGATTGGGGTATGGCGTATCAGCAATTGGTTTTCTACTTGCCACTGTTTCCTTCTTTACGGGTGTCCCAATATATAGGCACAAATCTAGAATGGGTGAGAGCCATGCAAAGGAGTTTTTTAGAGTCCCCGTAGTTGCTTTCAGAAACAGAAAGCTGCATCTTCCTAGTAACCCTTCGGAACTGCATGAGTTCGCATTGGAACACTACATTGCAGCTGGAAGACGACAAATTTATCACACTCCTCGTTTCAG GTTATTAGACAAGGCTGCAATAAAAGCAAGCAAAACAGATGGCTCAAATCCTCCATGCACAGTGACTCAAGTAGAGACAAACAAGGTTGTCTTAGGGATGATTGGGATTTGGCTACTGATCATAATTCCAAGCAACTTCTGGGCAGTGGAAGTGACAATGTTTATAAAGCAAGGcacaacaatggaaaggaaccTTGGCCCAAACTTCCAAATACCAGCAGCATCCCTATGGAGTTTTGTAGTGGTCACCATTCTCATTTGTCTCCCCATTTACGACTTTTACTTTGTACCATTCATGCGTAGAAGAACCGGGCATCACAGAGGCCTCAAAATGCTTCATAGACTTGCCATAGGATTTTCCATCCAAGTCTTGGCTGCAGCAGTCATGTACGGTGTAGAAATTAGAAGAATGGCAGTGATAAGAGAGAAAGATGTAACTGGGGAAGAAGTAGTTCCTATGACCATATTCTGGCTCTTGCCTCAACATGTTCTACTTGGTCTTGCAAATACTTTCCTTATGGGTGgattgctagaattcttctatGATCAATCCCCAGAGCAAATGAAAGTCCTTGGCACAGCCTTCTACACTAGCACCGTAGCTGCTGGGAAATACTCTAACAGCCTCCTCGTGTCAATCATAGATAAATTTTCAACGAAGATCACTGGTAAAAGCTGGCTAGGCAACAACATGAATGACACCCACATTGATTACTATTATGCTCTTCTTTTTCTCATATCTGCCCTTAATCTTTGCCTCTTTCTCCGGGCACAAAGGAGGTACATTTACAAGAAAGAAAACGAAATTCAGGTGAATGGCATTCAGATTTTGAAGGCAGAAGAGACAGAATCACATGTAGGAAAAGCTTGA